The Paraburkholderia hospita region GCGGCTGCATCAATTCATGTGGGCATCACCATAGCGGACATATCGGTATTCTCGGCGTCGACAAGGATGGCGCCGAGTGGTATCAGGTCACGCTCGGTGGCTCCGACGGTTCGCATGCAAGTGGCGCTGCGCAGCCGGGCAAGGTGATCGGGCCGTCGTTCTCCGCGCACGAAGTGCCCGACGTGATCGAGGCCGTGCTGCGAGCGTATGTCGAACAGAGAACGGACGCGGGGCCGCGCCGCGAGAGCTTCATCGAAACGGTGCGGCGTATCGGGCTCGATCCGTTCAAGGCGGCCGCCAATACCGCCCGCGCGCCGATGGAGGTTTCCGCATGAACTCGCGTATCCGCATTCTTGCTGCGCCCGACCATCTCACCGATGCGGTCGCGCATGTCGTCGCGCTCGATAACGACGCCGATCCGTTTGTCTATAGCGAGGCTATCGCTCAAGCGGAACGTATCGAGCTTCATTTTCCGAACTTCACCGATGGCCGGGCGTTCAGCCAGGCGTATCTGATTCGTCGCCGGCTCGGCTTCAGCGGCGATCTGCGCGCAACGGGCGACGTGCTCGCGGATCAATTGATCCAGATGGAACGCACGGGGTTTTCGAGCGCGGTGCTGGCCGAAGGTGTCGATCCCGCGGATGCACAGCGGCAACTGGATCGCTTCGCCGCGTTCTATCAGGGCGACGTGGCGCGCGATGCGCCATTCAGACAGCGAGATAGGTGAATCCAGAGAACAGCGCGGGTTCGACAGGCTGACCCGGGCGTTCCGTCGGCGCGTGACGGCGCCGAATCGCTGCATTTTCTCCTCCGGCTGGGCGTCGCCCGGCCGCACCGGCGTCCGTTCGGGACCCAACGCCGCACCGTCAAGGCGGGTGCCACGATTGCCCGGCTGCTGGCACGCCGCGCTATCGGCTGACGTCTCCACCAGACATTCCACTCCGCTTCCCGGATAGTTGAGCACGACCTCAATTCCGGGAACGTGGCGCACATTCCCTGGTTGCCCGTATGCGACTGCCCCTTTCAGTCGCGGATGATCCATACCGCATGTGGATTTTTGGAGAAAATTGTTTCGAAGCGAAATGATCTTTCCATTCGGGTGCTAAGCTGAAATTCAATTAATCCAGTCGATTAGCTATACGAAATATCAATTATAAAATCTGATTTTTCATCTTTTTAAATCAGTTTCGTGACGCTCCATATCAATACTTTTACTACACAACGAAAAACCAATCATGAATACCTCAAAAATCAAACATCCTCTCGACCAAAAAAAGGTCGTAGTGATTGGCGGCGGCGTGATCGGCGCATCGTGGGCCGCGCTCTTTCTCGCCAACGACATGCGCGTGGTCATCAACGACCCGCAGCCCGGCATCGAATCAAAAGTTCGCGTCTATGTGATGCGGGCCATGCTGGCGCTACAGGCGCTCGGCCACGGCGTCAACGCCGCGCTCGAGCGTCTGTCGTTCGAACCCGATCTCGCCAAAGCCGTTGCCGATGCAGATTTCGTTCAGGAAAACGGCCCCGAACGCGCCGACTTCAAGAGCGCTCTCTGGGCAACCATCGAACAGGCCGCGCCCGCGCGTTGCCTGTTCTTTTCGTCCAGCTCCGGCATCCCTGCTTCGAATCAGGCCACGCAGATGCAATCGCCCGGCCGTCTCGTCATCGGGCATCCGTTCAATCCGCCTCATCTGCTGCCGCTCGTCGAAGTGGTGCCCAATCCGCAGACGAGCCGCGCACTGATCGAGGCTTCGCTCGACTTCTATCGTGCGCTCGGCAAGTGTCCGCTGGAGATTCGCAAGGAAATCGACGGATTCGTCGCGAATCGCCTGCAATCGGCGATTTTCCGCGAGTGCGTCTATCTGGTCAGCCAGGGCGTGATCACGGCCGCCGACCTCGACAGCGTCGTGACCCACTCACTCGGTATCCGCTGGGCGACCAACGGACCGTTCCTGTCGTTCCATCTCGGCGGCGGCGATGGTGGCTTCCCGCATTTCGTCGACCATCTCGCGCCCGGCATGGAAACGCGCTGGCGCGAACAGCTTGAATCGACCGTGCATTTCGACGAGGCCACGAAGAAGCTGCTCGTCGAGCAAATCGAAAACGGCTATGGCGACCGGTCGATTGCACAACTGGCCGAAGCACGCGACGAAAGAGAAATCGCCATCATCAACAGTGGTCGCAAAACGGCTCAATAACGTCAGGTCATGGAACTCATGAACGCAGAGTCATCCACCATGCAAACGCTGCTTGCGTTGTGTATCAGCCCGCCTTCGATCGTTGCGCTCGACTGCGAAGGCAATCACGCCCGTGTGTTGCTCTCCGATCTGGGCGGCACGCCCGACGGTATCCAGATCGACACGGTGCAAGGCCTCGTGTACTGGACCAACATGGGCGCCGATTTTCACAAGGACGACGGCACGGTCGAAGCCGCACGGCTGGACGGCAGTGGGCGGCGTCTGCTGGTCGGCAACGGTGCAATCAGAACGCCCAAACAACTGTATCTGGACCGCGCGGCCGCGCTGTTGTACTGGTGCGACCGCGAAGGCGCCGCAATCTGGCGCAGCGGCACGGACGGCGGCGCGCTGACCCAACTCGTCGACCGCTCGGTGCAAGCCGGCGGCAAGGACGAGGTGCTGAACCAGTGCGTCGGCATCGCCGTCGATCACAAGCGCGGTGCCCTCCTGTGGACGCAGAAAGGCCCTGCGAAGGGCGGCGAGGGACGCATCTTCCGTGCGCCCCTGCAGATGGCCACGGGCGAGACGGCCGCCACGCGCACCGACATCGAACTGCTGCTGGATGGCCTGCCCGAGCCGATCGACCTCGAAATCGATGCCGCCACCGACATGCTCTACTGGACCGATCGCGGCGCCGCACCCGACGGCAATTCGCTGAACAGTGCAAAGCTCACAACGGCCGGCCTCACAGACTACAAGGTGATCTGTACCGGCTTCGCCGAAGCTATCGGCCTCGCACTCGACGCGCCGCGCAACCGCGCTTTCGTGACCGACCTGGACGGCAACATTGTCAAGGTGAACTTGCGCACAGGCGAGAAGCGAACGCTGCTCACGCATGGGCGGATTACGGGCATCGCGCTTTATCAGGCAACCCGCTGACGCAACCTTCAACCCCAATTCAATCTGTATGCACGTCGATAAATATCAGCTTGAAGCAAAAATTCGCCAGCATCTGGCGAGCCGTACCATCAGCGACGCGTTCGACATCCACGGTGAAACCGAAACGGTCCTGAACTCGATCGGCGCGTCCTTGAGCGAGTTCGGCGGTGAACTCAGCTTTTACGGCAAGGACCCCATCGTGCCGAGCGTGCTGCGCTTCGGCACTTTTTCCGCCATCGGGCTCGCCGTCAAGGCCGCGCAGATCGCGTCGATCTGGCGCATGAAAACCGGGCAAAGCCAGAACATTCACGTCGACGTGCGCAAGGCGCTGCGCCGCTTCGCCACGTTTCACGAGGGCACGCTCGAACTCGTGAACGGCCTGCCCGGCAATATGGGCTCCGACGAGAACACGGGCGTCACCGCCAACTTCCATCAGTGCAAGGACGGGCGTTGGGTGTTCTTCATCTGCAACTACCCGAAAATGCGCAATACCGCGCTGCAACTGTTGCAGTGCCCGCCGGGACACGAGTCGGTTGCAAAGGCGGTCGCGCGGTGGAATGCAGCCGAACTGGAAGAAGCCGGTGGCAAGGCCGGCATTCCGCTCTACATGGTGCGTTCACCGCAGGAGTTCCTTGAACTCGACGTATTCCAGAGCGTAATCAAGAGCCAGCCGCTGATCTCCATCGAAAAAATCGCCGATAGCGATCCCATTCCGTTCCAGCAAGGCGGCGATGTGCTCGGCGGCATTCGCGCGCTCGGCCTCGGCCATGTCATCGCGGGTGCGGGTCTCGGCCGTGCGCTGGCGCTGCATGGCGCGGACGTGCTGAACATCTGGCGCAAGTCGGACTATGAACACAGCCTGTTCCACTACACGTCGAACGTCGGCTTGCGCTCATCTCGGCTCGATCTCGACGATGCAACGGCGCGCGGGCGCTTCGACCAGTTGCTGGAAGGTGCCGATATCTTCTTCTCGAATCGCCGTTCGGGATTCCTCGACCGCTACGGGCTGGCCCCGGACGAGTTGTGCAGAAAGCATCCCGGGTTGATCAGTGCGACCGTGTACTTCGCGGGCCGCGAGGGCGCATGGTCGGAGCGCACGGGCTTCGATGTATCGACGGGTGCCTATGCCGGGCCGTACTGGCTGGAAAGCCTCGGCGGCACGGACACGCCGACGCTCACGCCACACACCACAC contains the following coding sequences:
- a CDS encoding CoA transferase, encoding MHVDKYQLEAKIRQHLASRTISDAFDIHGETETVLNSIGASLSEFGGELSFYGKDPIVPSVLRFGTFSAIGLAVKAAQIASIWRMKTGQSQNIHVDVRKALRRFATFHEGTLELVNGLPGNMGSDENTGVTANFHQCKDGRWVFFICNYPKMRNTALQLLQCPPGHESVAKAVARWNAAELEEAGGKAGIPLYMVRSPQEFLELDVFQSVIKSQPLISIEKIADSDPIPFQQGGDVLGGIRALGLGHVIAGAGLGRALALHGADVLNIWRKSDYEHSLFHYTSNVGLRSSRLDLDDATARGRFDQLLEGADIFFSNRRSGFLDRYGLAPDELCRKHPGLISATVYFAGREGAWSERTGFDVSTGAYAGPYWLESLGGTDTPTLTPHTTPQISIISDYVVAWLGTAGVLQALKRRATEGGSYTVSVSLSRAVAWLMSMGIFDQKYARTMAGSNDEHAYVDPDPLLAETPMGFYKGVAEQVYMSRTPGHYQYPLLPLGACAPEWLQR
- a CDS encoding 3-hydroxyacyl-CoA dehydrogenase NAD-binding domain-containing protein, whose protein sequence is MNTSKIKHPLDQKKVVVIGGGVIGASWAALFLANDMRVVINDPQPGIESKVRVYVMRAMLALQALGHGVNAALERLSFEPDLAKAVADADFVQENGPERADFKSALWATIEQAAPARCLFFSSSSGIPASNQATQMQSPGRLVIGHPFNPPHLLPLVEVVPNPQTSRALIEASLDFYRALGKCPLEIRKEIDGFVANRLQSAIFRECVYLVSQGVITAADLDSVVTHSLGIRWATNGPFLSFHLGGGDGGFPHFVDHLAPGMETRWREQLESTVHFDEATKKLLVEQIENGYGDRSIAQLAEARDEREIAIINSGRKTAQ
- a CDS encoding DUF934 domain-containing protein; amino-acid sequence: MNSRIRILAAPDHLTDAVAHVVALDNDADPFVYSEAIAQAERIELHFPNFTDGRAFSQAYLIRRRLGFSGDLRATGDVLADQLIQMERTGFSSAVLAEGVDPADAQRQLDRFAAFYQGDVARDAPFRQRDR